The Thalassolituus oleivorans MIL-1 genome includes the window ATTACATTGCCAATACGCGGCAAGTGTTGGTTTAAATACCCGCTTCAGTAAACACGTTTAAAAACACATCAGGTTCAGGTCTTACTCGATAGTTATCGGTAAGATCAGCGAATAATATTTTACCGTTTGCGTCGGTCATTATTACGGTTGGCATAACGGTATCGCTGTCGTAACCCAAGGCTTCTAATCCTACTGGCAGGCCGTTTGATGCGGCTATTCCCAATCGTTTGGCCATGGCATTGTCGTGATCCACTAAAAAGCTCATAGGCGCATCAAAGCGTTCGGCAAGCGAGGCGGTATGCCCTTGCGGTTGTGGGCTAATAAGCATGATTTCAACGCCTTTTTCGGCCAATTCGCGATACTGAGTAGCTACTTCTTTAATCTGCGCCATGCACAATGGGCACCAGTTACCGCGGTAGAAAATCAGTAATAATGGTTTATTTAATTCATTGGTTTTAATTACCGCGCCTTCGGTATTCATCAATTCTAAATTGGGGAGTAATTTTCCAACAGTTAAGATAGCGCTGCTTCTATCTCTAAATCTTGAATACCACCATTCGTATAAAGCACTTCCTATCACGGCTACCACTAAGATCCAGATCAGTGGTTCCGAGGTCGATATTGAGGTGGCCAACGCACCGATAAAAGCGAAAAGTGTTATTGCAAAGGTAGCCTTGCTAGCCATCGCAGTACGGGCGACATGCGTCAAAAAAATCCACGCAAAGAATATCAGTGGAGACGCTAATGCAAATACTGCCCAATACCAAACGGTCGCTTCGGTTTCTTGGGTTAGCACCCAAAGGCCACGAATAACGCCGATAGCAAGCAGTGTGATCCATGTTGAAAGGAACAAAGATTTTAAGCGATTCATTGTTTATTAATTCCTAAGTGTTTTCATTAGCGTTTATCTAACGTCGGCATCAGCATATTGAGTAACGGCGTAATGCTTTGTCGTAAGTCAGATATTTCAACGCCGCGACGACTTTGTACTCGCAAGCCAATCATGCTGGTCATTAGCATCTTTCCTGCACTTTCTGGCGTTATTTCTGTGGTCATCTGATTGAGTGTTTGGGCGCGCTTACATGCAGTTATAAAAGCTTGCTCCACGGCGTCTAATTTCTTGGCTGCATGGTTAGCGAGATCAGAATCAATAGGGGATAGCTCATTAATGGTATTAACGAGCAAGCAGCCCAGCGCTAATGAATCTTTCGTTAATGCCAATAGTGTT containing:
- a CDS encoding redoxin domain-containing protein; its protein translation is MNRLKSLFLSTWITLLAIGVIRGLWVLTQETEATVWYWAVFALASPLIFFAWIFLTHVARTAMASKATFAITLFAFIGALATSISTSEPLIWILVVAVIGSALYEWWYSRFRDRSSAILTVGKLLPNLELMNTEGAVIKTNELNKPLLLIFYRGNWCPLCMAQIKEVATQYRELAEKGVEIMLISPQPQGHTASLAERFDAPMSFLVDHDNAMAKRLGIAASNGLPVGLEALGYDSDTVMPTVIMTDANGKILFADLTDNYRVRPEPDVFLNVFTEAGI
- a CDS encoding TetR/AcrR family transcriptional regulator yields the protein MARPLQFERQKAIDAAMRVFWQQGYSASSLQQLLNAMQINRGSLYAAFGDKAGLFTEVIDNYQNRIQAVVIGLLSNELDPAKGIKDVFELTLLALTKDSLALGCLLVNTINELSPIDSDLANHAAKKLDAVEQAFITACKRAQTLNQMTTEITPESAGKMLMTSMIGLRVQSRRGVEISDLRQSITPLLNMLMPTLDKR